The nucleotide sequence GCCATGATCGCCACGCCGAGCAGCGCGACCAGGGCCAGCAACAGCGTCGAAGGCTCGGGAACGGACGTCGGACCAGCGCCGGGGCCGGCGGGAATTAGGTCTCCGCTGAAGCCCTCGGCGCTCGGCGGATCCAAGCTCGATGAACTCGGCGCGGCCGAGGCGAACGGAGCGCTCGGTTGCAACGAGCCCGCCAGCGCGAAGCCGCCGGTTTGACCGAGCGGATTTCCCGAAGAGTCCG is from Pirellulales bacterium and encodes:
- a CDS encoding PEP-CTERM sorting domain-containing protein yields the protein DSSGNPLGQTGGFALAGSLQPSAPFASAAPSSSSLDPPSAEGFSGDLIPAGPGAGPTSVPEPSTLLLALVALLGVAIMARRRIALANEVGQC